One segment of Clostridia bacterium DNA contains the following:
- the sdaAA gene encoding L-serine ammonia-lyase, iron-sulfur-dependent, subunit alpha, which translates to MIGASLRELVDEATRLDVTIGSVIREREAAETGISTADVNTKMNLNLEAMREASFRGLAGVVSRSGLTGGDARKSVEARRAGKLIGGEPLDTAISISLAVAEVNAAMGRIVAAPTAGSCGVLPGVILAVGERIGADNDKLIDALFTAGGVGSVISRNATLAGAEGGCQAECGAASAMAAAAAVQLAGGSPEACANAAAFALKGLLGLVCDPVGGLVEAPCIKRNATAAAVALASADMALAGIVSVIPPDEVIEAMGAVGRMLPESLRETALGGLAATPTGKALARKIASMP; encoded by the coding sequence ATGATAGGAGCATCCCTACGGGAGCTAGTGGATGAGGCGACCCGGTTGGATGTCACTATAGGATCGGTCATCAGGGAACGTGAGGCTGCTGAGACAGGGATCTCAACCGCGGATGTGAACACCAAGATGAACCTTAACCTCGAAGCGATGCGAGAAGCCTCCTTCCGCGGGCTGGCAGGGGTCGTATCCCGTTCCGGCCTGACCGGCGGGGATGCCCGGAAGTCTGTGGAGGCGCGGCGCGCGGGGAAGCTCATTGGAGGAGAGCCCCTGGATACTGCGATCTCCATCTCCCTTGCCGTGGCCGAGGTGAACGCGGCTATGGGACGTATAGTAGCTGCTCCAACCGCAGGCTCGTGCGGGGTGCTTCCAGGAGTGATCCTCGCAGTGGGAGAGCGCATTGGAGCGGATAATGACAAGCTGATCGATGCTCTCTTCACTGCTGGAGGTGTGGGTTCGGTCATATCGCGCAACGCAACGCTGGCTGGCGCTGAAGGCGGATGCCAGGCTGAGTGCGGAGCGGCCTCAGCAATGGCCGCTGCCGCGGCCGTGCAGCTCGCTGGCGGATCTCCCGAGGCGTGCGCCAATGCCGCTGCGTTCGCCTTGAAAGGACTTCTAGGGCTGGTGTGCGATCCAGTTGGCGGCCTGGTGGAGGCGCCATGCATCAAGCGTAACGCGACGGCAGCGGCCGTCGCGCTGGCCTCAGCAGACATGGCCCTGGCAGGAATTGTGAGTGTAATCCCACCGGATGAGGTTATCGAGGCCATGGGCGCTGTGGGCAGGATGCTGCCTGAGTCATTGCGAGAGACCGCCCTGGGAGGGCTTGCCGCGACGCCTACCGGCAAGGCCCTCGCCAGGAAGATCGCATCGATGCCATGA
- the sdaAB gene encoding L-serine ammonia-lyase, iron-sulfur-dependent subunit beta, which translates to MSSIFHVIGPIMIGPSSSHTAGAVRLGLAGRAIAGARPTHAVLTLHGSFAQTYRGHGTDVALVAGLLGLGPDDERIPNAFHLASEYGLEVRFEFADLGDVHPNTAKMELTAPDGSVTSIIGSSVGGGSIVITRINQFDVEYHGEYNALIASYTDQPGIIAKITSLLAAENVNIATMRVSREARNSRAMAVVELDQPISPEARMLITRIQGVDGVMSLPPVALA; encoded by the coding sequence ATGTCCAGTATATTCCACGTAATCGGCCCAATAATGATCGGGCCGTCATCCTCACACACCGCCGGGGCGGTTAGGCTGGGCCTTGCCGGTCGCGCGATAGCAGGGGCGCGGCCCACTCACGCAGTCCTAACTCTTCACGGCTCCTTCGCACAGACCTATCGCGGGCACGGCACCGATGTCGCGTTAGTTGCAGGCCTACTCGGCCTAGGGCCTGATGACGAACGCATACCCAATGCCTTTCACCTTGCGAGCGAATACGGCCTCGAAGTGCGCTTCGAATTCGCAGACCTTGGGGATGTCCACCCGAACACCGCGAAGATGGAGCTGACTGCGCCCGATGGCTCTGTTACGAGCATAATTGGCTCCTCAGTAGGAGGCGGCAGCATCGTCATCACAAGGATCAACCAGTTCGATGTGGAGTACCACGGCGAGTATAACGCGCTCATCGCCTCATACACAGACCAACCTGGCATAATCGCGAAGATCACATCCCTTCTTGCAGCGGAGAACGTGAACATCGCGACCATGCGCGTTTCCCGCGAGGCGCGGAATTCGCGGGCGATGGCAGTTGTTGAGCTCGACCAGCCGATATCCCCCGAGGCCCGTATGCTCATCACTCGGATACAAGGTGTGGATGGCGTGATGTCCCTGCCCCCGGTGGCGCTGGCGTAG
- the mgtA gene encoding magnesium-translocating P-type ATPase, with amino-acid sequence MFMSLDTNATARPGRSAQLNLPLQELMERLSSSPNGLTTEEAEERLAQHGRNELVHKRTRSPIMSFLRLLISPLSLILIAAGVVSAFFGETPGAIMIALMVLTSAILEFVQEYSSEKTAQKLAQQVAVTSTVLRDGKLVEIPMAELVPGDIIQLGVGDIVPADARVLTARDFFLDQAALTGESAPVEKAPFAFARKPGALPDMDHVVFFGTNVVSGNSQALVVETNGRTEFGRIAKSLAAERPPTEFQRGISSFTKMLIRVIGFLVAFIFVTSMAKQRGLLDSLLFAVAVSVGITPELLPMIITINLSAGARAMARNKVIVKHLQSIQNLGSMDILCTDKTGTLTEGRLALHSHVCAEGRDCHRTLELAAVNASFQASMKNPMDQAIAAHSASGECAVDLGIYTKVDEIPFDFTRRRMSVIVAKDGGRLLITKGAPEGVLSACTSIELRGIAQEMTGELRTLAMDEFAKLSADGYRALAVAYRTIGNGRDVYSVHDETGLTFVGYVSFIDPPKESAPAALKQAEDLGVEIKILTGDNELVTARICERVGLSVKGVLMGHEVDAMDDEELTRRAKEATIGARLSPDQKNRIITLLKKAGHVVGYMGDGINDAPSLRTADVGISVNNAVDVAKEAADIILLEEGLHILETGIIEGRKTFANTMKYIMMGTSSNFGNMFSVPAALFMVPFLPMLPVQILLNNLLYDFAQVTIPTDRVDEDYIAKPRRWDIGFIKKFMLVFGPISSMYDITTYLVMLHVFHADASLFHTGWFLESLATQTLVIHMIRSRHSLRTSRASLALTLSTIAVVCIGFAIPYTPLGRFFGFTPLPRAFFAVLTAMIAAYLLMVGAVKKWFYRRYEW; translated from the coding sequence ATGTTCATGTCGCTCGACACGAACGCAACCGCCAGGCCTGGGCGCAGCGCCCAGCTCAACTTGCCGCTTCAGGAGTTGATGGAGCGGCTGTCATCGAGCCCCAATGGTCTTACAACGGAGGAAGCCGAGGAGCGTCTCGCACAACATGGAAGGAACGAACTGGTCCACAAAAGGACTCGTTCGCCTATCATGTCGTTTCTGCGTCTCCTGATAAGCCCCTTGAGCCTGATACTCATTGCAGCAGGGGTTGTGTCGGCCTTCTTCGGAGAGACGCCAGGGGCAATCATGATAGCTCTCATGGTGCTCACAAGCGCGATTCTGGAGTTCGTGCAGGAGTACTCGTCGGAGAAGACCGCCCAGAAACTGGCTCAGCAGGTCGCCGTGACCTCGACGGTGCTGCGAGATGGCAAGCTCGTCGAAATCCCTATGGCGGAGCTGGTTCCAGGCGACATCATTCAGCTTGGCGTCGGCGACATCGTACCTGCCGACGCCAGAGTGCTCACAGCTCGCGACTTCTTCCTAGATCAGGCTGCGCTCACAGGCGAATCTGCGCCTGTGGAGAAAGCGCCGTTCGCTTTCGCGCGCAAGCCTGGAGCATTGCCTGACATGGACCATGTCGTGTTCTTCGGAACCAACGTGGTGAGTGGGAACTCACAGGCTCTGGTGGTCGAAACAAACGGCCGCACTGAGTTCGGGCGCATAGCGAAGAGCCTCGCGGCAGAAAGGCCTCCAACTGAGTTTCAGCGCGGGATCAGCAGCTTCACCAAGATGCTCATCCGCGTTATAGGCTTTCTCGTGGCGTTCATATTCGTAACAAGCATGGCGAAGCAGCGTGGTCTTCTCGACTCCCTTCTCTTCGCGGTCGCAGTGTCAGTGGGAATCACCCCTGAGTTGCTTCCGATGATCATCACGATCAATCTGTCGGCAGGGGCGCGCGCTATGGCTCGGAACAAGGTGATCGTGAAGCACCTGCAGTCGATACAGAACCTCGGCAGCATGGACATCCTCTGCACCGACAAGACTGGGACCCTCACAGAGGGCCGCCTTGCGCTGCACTCCCATGTGTGTGCCGAAGGCCGAGATTGCCACCGCACCCTTGAGCTGGCGGCGGTCAATGCATCATTCCAGGCAAGCATGAAAAACCCCATGGACCAGGCCATTGCTGCGCACAGCGCCAGCGGCGAGTGCGCAGTGGACCTTGGGATCTATACGAAGGTAGACGAGATTCCGTTCGACTTCACCCGCAGGCGCATGTCGGTAATCGTGGCGAAGGATGGAGGCCGGCTGCTCATTACCAAAGGCGCGCCAGAGGGTGTGCTATCTGCATGCACCAGTATTGAGCTACGGGGAATCGCACAGGAGATGACTGGCGAACTGAGAACGCTTGCGATGGACGAGTTCGCCAAGCTCTCCGCAGACGGCTACCGCGCGCTTGCCGTGGCCTACAGGACAATCGGAAATGGGCGCGATGTGTACTCAGTTCACGATGAAACAGGGCTCACCTTCGTGGGATACGTATCGTTTATCGACCCGCCCAAGGAGAGCGCCCCAGCAGCACTTAAGCAAGCAGAGGATCTGGGAGTAGAGATCAAGATCCTTACCGGCGACAATGAGCTCGTGACTGCAAGGATATGCGAAAGAGTCGGGCTTTCGGTGAAGGGCGTGCTGATGGGGCACGAAGTTGATGCCATGGATGATGAAGAGCTGACGCGCAGGGCCAAAGAGGCCACCATCGGCGCAAGGCTCAGCCCTGACCAGAAGAACCGCATCATCACGCTGCTGAAGAAGGCGGGCCATGTGGTTGGCTACATGGGCGATGGCATCAATGACGCGCCCTCACTCAGAACAGCGGATGTGGGGATCTCTGTAAACAATGCAGTGGACGTCGCCAAGGAGGCCGCAGACATAATCCTCCTTGAGGAAGGGCTTCACATCCTAGAGACCGGAATCATTGAAGGCCGCAAGACCTTCGCGAACACGATGAAGTATATTATGATGGGCACGAGCTCGAACTTCGGCAACATGTTCAGTGTTCCGGCAGCTCTGTTCATGGTGCCGTTCCTTCCCATGCTGCCAGTGCAGATACTCCTGAACAACCTCCTGTACGATTTCGCTCAGGTCACCATACCCACCGACCGCGTGGACGAGGACTACATCGCAAAGCCGCGCCGATGGGATATCGGGTTCATTAAGAAGTTCATGCTGGTATTCGGCCCAATCAGCTCCATGTACGACATCACGACGTACCTGGTGATGCTGCACGTATTCCACGCTGATGCCTCGCTGTTCCATACCGGCTGGTTCCTTGAGTCTCTGGCCACCCAGACGCTAGTGATCCACATGATCCGTTCCAGACACAGCCTGAGGACCAGCAGAGCGAGCCTTGCGTTGACGCTGTCAACCATAGCAGTCGTGTGCATCGGCTTCGCGATTCCCTATACCCCTCTGGGCCGGTTCTTTGGCTTCACCCCGCTGCCGCGCGCATTCTTTGCAGTGCTCACGGCCATGATAGCCGCCTATCTCTTGATGGTGGGCGCCGTTAAGAAGTGGTTCTACCGCAGGTATGAATGGTGA